A window of the Brassica napus cultivar Da-Ae chromosome A2, Da-Ae, whole genome shotgun sequence genome harbors these coding sequences:
- the LOC106398478 gene encoding transcription factor UNE12-like: MAHENLSDQTPSDDFFDQILGLPNFPASSAAGLSGGLGGGGGAPPMMLQLGSGEEGSGFHSQMFPLGLSLEQGKGPGVLRPEGGGGLGSGKRFSDDVLDHPSSSMKPVFPGQPMQQPAPSAPPHQPTSIRPRVRARRGQATDPHSIAERLRRERIAEWIRALQELVPTVNKTDRAAMIDEIVDYVKFLMLQVKVWSMSRLGGAGAVAPLVTDMPLPSSVEDEGSEGGRTPQAAWEKGSNDGTERQVAKLMEKNVWAAMQLLQSKTLCMMPISLAMAIYHSQPPDTSSSVVKPETNPPPP, encoded by the exons ATGGCTCATGAGAACCTTTCAGACCAAACACCTTCGGATGATTTCTTCGACCAAATCCTCGGTCTTCCCAACTTCCCAGCCTCTTCAGCCGCCGGTTTATCTGGTGGGttaggcggaggaggaggagcaccGCCGATGATGCTGCAGTTGGGTTCAGGCGAGGAAGGAAGTGGGTTTCACAGTCAGATGTTTCCTTTAGGTTTGAGTCTTGAACAAGGGAAAGGACCTGGCGTTCTTAGACCTGAAGGTGGTGGTGGTCTTGGAAGTGGGAAACGATTCTCAGATGATGTTCTTgatcatccttcttcttctatgAAACCT GTATTCCCTGGGCAGCCGATGCAACAGCCAGCTCCATCGGCGCCCCCACATCAGCCTACATCCATCCGACCTAGGGTTCGAGCTAGGCGTGGTCAGGCTACCGATCCACATAGCATCGCTGAAAGG CTACGTAGGGAAAGAATAGCAGAATGGATCAGGGCGCTTCAAGAACTTGTTCCTACTGTTAACAAG ACAGATAGAGCTGCTATGATCGATGAGATTGTCGATTATGTAAAGTTTCTCATGCTCCAAGTTAag GTTTGGAGCATGAGTCGTCTTGGTGGAGCCGGTGCTGTTGCTCCACTAGTTACTGATATGCCTTTGCCATCATCAGTTGAg GATGAAGGGAGTGAGGGTGGAAGGACACCACAAGCAGCGTGGGAGAAAGGGTCTAATGATGGTACTGAACGTCAAGTGGCTAAACTGATGGAAAAAAATGTTTGGGCTGCAATGCAGCTACTTCAGTCTAAGACTCTTTGTATGATGCCAATCTCATTGGCTATGGCTATTTACCATTCTCAGCCTCCGGATACTTCATCATCAGTGGTTAAACCGGAGACGAATCCTCCTCCACCGTAG